ACATAAAATGGACTATTAATGCAGGAGCAAGTATTCTTATTGGGTGTGTTTGAAGGGACGGTTCTTACCTAATTCATGGCATTTTTGGATAAGGGGCATGTTGCTGCGATGTCGTGTTGGTAGGAACCGTCCCCACCAACACACCTTTCAATACATAAGTAAATGAGACAATTTCCATGAGGGGGATGGTTTAATGAATGTTATTGAAGAAACAAATTTGCTTGATAATATGAGAAAGAATACTTTAATGCTAGTTACCATGACCGTTTTGCTAACAGCGGGGACTGGATTAGTCGTTGTGAACGAAGATTATGCATCTATTTACTATTACGTAATTCCTATGATTCTTGCATTTCTAACGTACTTTTTGTTTCAAAAACTTTGGAAAAAACCACATCTTTTACCATACATACTCATTACGTTAATGTATGCCTCCAGTTTGACATCTGTATTGGTTAAAGGAGGGAATCTTAATAATATATTTATAGTACTGTTATTATCTGTGTTTTCGGCAATCCAGCTGAAAAGGAGAATTTTCTTTTTAGGTTATAGTGTTGGTTTGGCTGTTTTAGTTCTTAATAGTTTTTCAACATCCGATGAAGCGGTCCAATCATTAATTGGAATTTCTTTTCTTAGTTATTTTTTAATTGGTATTGTTTTCTTAGTAGTTATTAGTCTTACAACAGCTCAGTCTAAAAAGATTGAGGACTTTCTTCTACAATCTACAGAAGAGGCTAAAAGGAAGGAGGAACAGAAACTCCAATTAGAACAGGATGTAACTGCCGTTATTGAAAATATTTCCGAGGTCAATCAAACCCTTCAATTAAATGTTTCCTCACAAAATGAGATGGCTGTTGCCATTAACGAAATTTCAATAGGAAGCCAATCACAGTCAGATCAGATATCTTCTATAATCAAGAACACTCAAGGAACAATGAAAAATGTCGAGGAAGTTTATAACAAATCTACAGATTTATATAATGAATCTATACAAGCGAAAGAGTTCACTGAAAATGGAAAAGTGAAAATCACTGAGCTTAACAACAATAATGCAGAGCTTATCAAGGTTATAACTAATCTAAACCAAACTTTTACAGAGCTCACAAATAAAATTGTTGAGACCAATCAGTTTGCAGGAAGCATTAAAGATATTACAGAGCAAACCAATTTATTAGCACTAAATGCTTCCATTGAAGCAGCTCGTGCTGGCGATGCTGGAAAAGGTTTTGCTGTTGTTGCTAATGAGATTCGTAAACTGGCGGAAGTAACTAGCCAGACTACAGAAAAAATAACAAAAAATTTGTCGGAGTTAAATGCTAGTAACAAACAAGCCATTACCCAAATGGAGGAAAGCCGAAAAAATATTGATAGAGGTATAGGAGTTTCTAATGATGTCACCAGCTATTTTCATCAGCTTTCCGGTACCATGGAAAAACTTAGTGAAGAATTGAAACATTTTACGGTTCTAGCTGATAAAGTCAAGACTCAGACTAGTATTGTTGAAAACTCTACCAATGATTTTGCTGTTATTATTGAAGAAGCTACCGCAAGCCTTGAAGAAATGAATGCAACCGTCGACAACCTAACAGCAAGTAATCATGATGTATCTAAAATTATGGATCAAACCGTAAAGAGAACATTGGCCATTAAGGAAAGCTTCAGCTTAATAAATTAAAAGCTAATAAAACAAAGCATAGCAGTGTGGATCCTATTATGATTCACGCTGTTTTTTATCCCGCATGAACAGGCAGTAATGCCCCACCTCAAGTGTGGTGTTGGCGTGTTGGTGGGGACGGTTCTTATCCACACGGCTGGCTGACTTTGCTGATAGATGTGTTGTAGGGTTCCTCCAATACGATTCTTCAAAATAAGGCTTTTGACGTGTAACATTAAATAAAATTCAATAAAAGCAAGCATTCCTAAAAAGTCCTTTTTTTGGAAGATTTCAATTGCTTGTTTTTATAGGCAACTAAGGCATTTACCATACAAAGGCTTGGCGAATGCCAAGTTTTCTAATAAAATAAGAGAGGTAAATATTAAACGAGAGCTAAGTAATAAGTAAGTAAAATATACATACTTTAAGTGCATTTTAACAAAGAAGATAGCGTTGGTAGGAACTGGCGAACTAAGAATAAGGTGAGGGCAGACAGGGTAATCGTAGCACTGTGTTGGTGAGAACCGTCCCCACCAACACACCAACACTAATCAACAGGACTTTAGGAGGTTAGGATTATGGATTGGAAGATAGCGTATGAGCGTTGGGTTAATGAGCCAGCGTTGGATGGAGAGATGAAGCGTGAGTTGGAGAGTTTAAAGGGAAAGGAAAGAGCGTTGGAGGATGCTTTTTATAAGGATTTGGAGTTTGGAACAGGTGGTATGCGAGGTGAGATTGGTGCTGGTACCAATCGGATGAATCTTTATACAGTAAGAAAGGCAACAGAAGGTTTTGCGCAATATATCTCTTCTTTTGGGGAAGGGGCCAAAAAGCGAGGGGTTGCAATTGCCTTTGATTGCAGACATAAATCCCCTGAATTTGCAATGGAAGCAGCAAGTGTCTTAGGAAAACACGGCATCCAGGTTTATGTTTTTG
Above is a genomic segment from Bacillaceae bacterium S4-13-56 containing:
- a CDS encoding methyl-accepting chemotaxis protein, with product MNVIEETNLLDNMRKNTLMLVTMTVLLTAGTGLVVVNEDYASIYYYVIPMILAFLTYFLFQKLWKKPHLLPYILITLMYASSLTSVLVKGGNLNNIFIVLLLSVFSAIQLKRRIFFLGYSVGLAVLVLNSFSTSDEAVQSLIGISFLSYFLIGIVFLVVISLTTAQSKKIEDFLLQSTEEAKRKEEQKLQLEQDVTAVIENISEVNQTLQLNVSSQNEMAVAINEISIGSQSQSDQISSIIKNTQGTMKNVEEVYNKSTDLYNESIQAKEFTENGKVKITELNNNNAELIKVITNLNQTFTELTNKIVETNQFAGSIKDITEQTNLLALNASIEAARAGDAGKGFAVVANEIRKLAEVTSQTTEKITKNLSELNASNKQAITQMEESRKNIDRGIGVSNDVTSYFHQLSGTMEKLSEELKHFTVLADKVKTQTSIVENSTNDFAVIIEEATASLEEMNATVDNLTASNHDVSKIMDQTVKRTLAIKESFSLIN